A genomic region of Mus musculus strain C57BL/6J chromosome 7, GRCm38.p6 C57BL/6J contains the following coding sequences:
- the Gm39002 gene encoding uncharacterized protein Gm39002 codes for MRKSLIAGYGHSPQFFQHCVDLSVSQERVRKGVDRLRKHCGLLSLTVRRPPLLPAQHCSSAQHLRLAAITCLWKWPSPCSLPYSSLSAETLFLFIPTTLLKFTASALVSCSLLKHQLGFFLPALDHQQQQDHWHQHQQIQWSLLAPLLAFFRHHGHFSKFSITSPITVEGCLVCLFFPAPNPGHRAQGPRLLCTSLSPPSWSHLTATSQALGASPVPSLLKLLPYLDTQMLDNPFHIWWAKQSLHIRATSPHLGSKSAILTLKHTISQLMREGRNSLSSCPGPLHHPSPQYYRQYVFISNSPFPPSLLLPQYPKASCRSPGWPDHGHCHILPGQPLQGSWSALDDK; via the coding sequence ATGAGAAAGTCCCTGATAGCAGGTTATGGACACTCACCACAATTTTTCCAACATTGTGTGGACCTGAGTGTTTCCCAGGAGCGTGTGAGGAAGGGGGTTGATAGGCTGCGTAAACACTGTGGGCTGCTGTCACTCACAGTGCGCCGCCCGCCCCTCCTTCCAGCCCAGCACTGTTCCTCTGCACAGCATTTGAGACTGGCAGCTATCACCTGTCTTTGGAAATGGCCATCTCCATGCTCCCTCCCCTACAGCTCCCTCTCTGCAGAGACCCTATTCTTGTTCATTCCCACGACACTTCTAAAGTTCACTGCCTCTGCCCTTGTGTCCTGTTCTCTCCTCAAACACCAGCTAGGGTTCTTCCTGCCTGCTCtagaccaccagcagcagcaggaccactggcaccagcaccagcagaTCCAGTGGTCGCTCTTGGCTCCTCTCCTTGCTTTTTTTCGCCACCACGGGCACTTCTCTAAGTTCTCCATCACCAGCCCCATCACCGTGGAGGGCTGCTTagtctgcctcttcttcccagctCCTAACCCTGGGCACAGAGCTCAGGGTCCACGCTTGCTTTgcacttccctctctccccctagTTGGTCCCACCTTACAGCGACTTCACAGGCACTTGGTGCCTCCCCAGTCCCATCTCTGCTCAAGCTCCTTCCTTATTTGGACACACAGATGCTTGACAACCCTTTCCACATCTGGTGGGCCAAGCAGAGCTTGCATATCCGTGCTACCAGCCCACACCTTGGCTCTAAGTCAGCCATCCTCACACTGAAACACACCATCAGCCAGCTGATGAGAGAAGGGAGGAATTCTCTTTCCTCTTGCCCAGGTCCACTCCATCATCCATCCCCACAGTACTACAGACAATATGTATTCATTTCCAACAGTCCCTTCCCACCATCACTTCTGCTACCTCAGTATCCTAAAGCCAGCTGCAGGTCTCCTGGCTGGCCTGATCATGGGCACTGTCACATCCTTCCAGGCCAGCCTCTGCAGGGTAGCTGGAGTGCACTTGATGACAAATAA